The Streptomyces sp. NBC_00224 genome contains the following window.
ACGGGCAGCAGCCCCGCATCCACCGCCTCACGGTGGAGCCGCTCGAACCGCTCCCACCAGACGACAGCCGCCTCGTCGCCAAGCCGGGTGGCGATCTGCTCGCCTATCGAGGCGCTGGAGCGCCCGATGAAACGGTCGATCACCTCATCCTCGGTGAGCGGCCACCCCAGCTCCGCGCCCAGGGCGACCTGCACACGTACGGCGATGCGTTCACTGTCGACCAGCACACCGTCGCAGTCGAATATCACGAGTTCAATCGGCTTGATCATCGTCGCAGCATAGAGCCGATCACCAATCGGTCGGGGCACCCCAACAAGGTGACCGTCACCGTCGGCCGGTTGCGCCGCAAGCTGGGCGGTCCGCCGGTCATCACGACGACGCCGGGGGTGGTTTACCGCATCGCGGAGGCCCCGACCGGCCGGTCCGGCTCGGCGCCGGCGGGAACTTCGTAGATCTTGCCGTTGACGCCCGACCGGTAGAGCTTGCCCGCCGAGAATCCGCGGTCGCCGTGTCCGTAGGTGATCTGGGTGGAGAGGTACATGCCCGACTCCACGGTGCAGAGGCTGTCTCCCTCGACCCGCCAGATCTGCCCTGCCGTGTGGGTGGCGATCAGCGGGCGTCCCTGACCGTCGAGGGTCAGGCCGTCGGGGAGGGCGAGGGCGTCGGACGGTGGCGCGGAGATCCAGCGCCGGGGGTGCGCCGGGTCGTCGACCGGGATCCGGTAGAGGCCGGGCGCGACGGTGGTCTGGATGACGTAGATCTGCGTTCCGTCGGGGGATACCGCGATCCCGTTGGGCTGCCGCACCTGGGCCCAGGCCGGGTCGACGCGGCCGTCCGGCGTGACGCGGCCGATGCTGCGGCCGCCCACCGTCGTGGTGTACACGGTGCCGTCGGGCGCCAGGGCGACGCCGTCGATGCCACCGAGGCCCGAGGCGTACGTACTGACCTGGCCGGATTCCGGATCCACCAGCAGCAGCTTCGACAGTGGAAGGGCGTCTCCGGTGAGCGAGTGGAGGGCGTCGTTCCCGGTGCCGACGAGGAGGCGGCCGTCCTCGCGGACGACGATCCCGCCGTTGGCGCCGATGCTCCCGGTGAGGGGCACGGGGGTGCTTCCCGGCGCGTCGATACGGTAGACCCGGCCCGTGAAGTACGCGGTGGCGAACATCCGGCCCCGCTTGTCGACGGCGATCGACTCGACCCAGTCGGGTATGTGCGCCACCTGGACCGGCGCCGCCGATCGCGTCGCTGCGCACGCCGGTGCCGCGTGGGCGGAGGCCGGGGCCAACACCCCTGCGGCCGCGGCCAGTACGACCGCGGGCGCGAGGGCGCGGCGCGGCGCCCGTAAGGCGGCGCTGAGCATCCTGCTCAGCTTCGTGTTCCTCTTCATCGATACCCCTCCATGGTCAAGTCGCCCTGCCCGCCGAAGTATCGACCCAAGGATCTTCTCGCGCTACCCCCCGGTAACCTGCCTGGCGGTGCCGGTCAGCTCGGAAGCTCGACCGACACGTACGGGGCCAGCGCCCGCAGGAAGTCCGCCGCGTCGAACATCGCTCCGGCCGAGGCCACGCCCGTCGTGCGCGAGTGCCCGGCCAGGATGCGCTGGACGGCTTCCACCACCAGGGGCGCGGTGACCGCGTAGATGTCCTGGCCACGGGCGGTGGCGCGGCGCTCGACGCCGCCCGCGCGGACCACGACGTCGACGACGAACGTCTGGTCCGACCGCCCCAGGGCGTCGACCGACTGCGGCTCCGGCGTGGTCTCCTCGGCCAGGTCTCGCGCCGCTTCCACGGCCATGTAGGTGCGCACTTCACGCACGTCCACATGGCTGGGAACGGTCACGACATCGGCCATGGTGAACTCGGCGATCACCGCTCGCCGACCCAGCGGCTCCGGAAAGAGCCAGTCCTGCTCCCACGGCTGGTCGTCGTGGTAGCGCAGGGCGCCGTCAGCGAACCGCACCCGACGGCCGCCACGACGCTCGTGGGACACCTCGCCCGCCGCCCGGGTACCCGCCGTGGGGTGCCAGCTGCTCAGCCCGTACGCGACGTGCACCTCGTCCGCGGCGGTCCACTCCCCCATCGCCGCGGTCACCAGCAGGTCGCCCAGACCCCCGTAGAACGCCATCGCCGGAACCACGGGGACCTCGGCCTTGCGGGCCGCCTCCGCGTGGTCGGCGAACATCGACACGTTCGCCTCGATCTCCGCCGCGACGTCGAGGTACGGGATCCCCGCGCGCAGGGCCGCCTCGGCAACGGGGCCACCGGTCAGCGCGAACGGTCCGGCGGAGTTGATGACCGCCGCCGCGCCGGCGAGGGCCCGGTCCAGCGAGCCCGCGTCGTCCACGGTGGCCGGTCTTACCTCCACGTCTCCCCACTCCGCGGCCAGCGCCTCCAACTGGGCGGCGTTGCGGCCGGAGACGATCGTCGCGACGCCGCGCCTACGCAGTTCGGCGACGACGAAACGACCTGTGTGACCGGTCGCGCCGTAGACGACGACCGCACCTGCTGCACTCATGGTTCCCCCGCATCTCGATGTGCTGATGCGCCCATTCTGCCTGCGGAGGGAACCTGACCGCGATGGTCCGGAACGACATCATGCGAACACTTTCGGACGCCGGGGGCTCCTCCTTCCTCTTCCTGGCGGCATGCACGATCCTCCGTGACGAACTCGGAGGGTATGGGGGGGCAATGCACAAGTCTTGAACCAGTGGGAGCGCTCCCAGCATGGAGTTGGACGGGCCCGGGGTCAAGATGTTTGAGGAGTCGAAGTCAATCGACCTCCTCGAAGGCCAACTCGTTCGCTGTTCTAGGGCAGTTGGAGGTCTCAGGACCCCCGAGCGCGCCGAGCCGCCCGGGGGTCCTGCCGACTACTTCAGGTACGGTCCGGCGGACCCGATCCGGCCCGGGCCGTTCAGGACGTACACCCGCAGGTTGCCCTTGCCGGGGGCGGCGACGCTCAGGGTGCCGTCGCTGACGACCCTCACGTCTCCGGTGACGGCGTCGGCGTACGTGCCGTTGGGGATGCCCTTGTACGTCGCCGCGTTGGTCACCGCGACCAGCGCGAAGCTGTCGACGCCGCTCGCGGTGTCGGTGTAGCGGCGCTTGAAGGCCATGTCGCCGGAGATGCCCTCCGTCGAGTACTGGCCCATCTGCAGCGCCGGGACGGCGCGGCGGATCTGGTTGAGCCGCTGGACGTGCTTGACCAGGGGCTGGGCGAGCGTCGTGGCGACGGCACCCGAGGCACTGTCGACGGTGCCGAAACCGGAGGCGGTGACGCTGCCTTCCAGGTTGGCGCCGTAATAGGCCCGGCCGGTGGTGGCCAGCGGACAGGTCGGCCCGCAGTCGATCTGCTTGCCCGCCTGGAATTCCGTCTCCGAGCCGTAGTAGAGCGTCGGAATGCCGCGGAAGGTCCACATCAGCGCCATGTTCTCGGCCCAGGCGTCGGTGCCGCCCGCATAGCGGGTGCTGGACTTGTTGGGCCCGTAGTCGTGACTGTCGACATAGACCACGTTGTACGTCGCGTCATTGGTGGAGTCGTCGGAGTCCCGGCCGTTGTTGTAGGCGTTGGAGGCGTCACCGAAGTTCATGTGCATACGCATGTCGATGATGTTCATCCCGGAGAACCGACTGCGGTCCGGGGCGTGGTACGCATTCCCGTTCAGGAAAGCGTTGTTGGAGGTCGGCTGGTTCCCGGTGCCGAGCTGCTCCTCGTAGTCGTACTGCTCGATGGCGGCCGTGGCGTCGTCCGCACTGTATTCCTTGCGCTCCTTCCAGGTGTAGAACTGAGCGGAGTGGTTGACCGATCCCCGGTTCCACTTGTCGTTGACGAACGCGGCCACCTCGCCGAAGACGAAGAAGTCCCTGGCTTTGGCCGCGCCGAACTTGGCCGTCACCTCGCCGTAAATGGCGGGCAGGAAACGGCGGTTCCAGGTGCTGCGCGAAATGTGGACGGCGGTGTCGATACGGAATCCGTCGACTCCCATGTCGATGTACTTGTTGTACGCGCCGATGAGATAGTTCTGCACGGGCGTCGACTCGGTGTTGAAGTCGGCCAGGTCCTCGTGCAGCCAGCAGGAGCGCGAGTCCTCGCCCTCCCAGTTCCCTATCCAGCACTGGTGGTAGTACGCCTTGGGGAACATCCCGGATGTCGGGCTCGGCCACTGGCAGTTGTACACGGTGTAGCCCTCGGCGCTCTTTCCGCCGGTGGGCTTGCCCCAGTTCACGCAGGTGTTGCCGCTCGGCTCGGCCGTCGACCACAGGTCGCCGTTGTAGTACGACTTTCCGGAGACGGGCTCGACGGTGAGGCCGTCGTACTCGAAGCCGTCCTGCTTCTGGTCGTAGTACCAGCTCCACTGGGAGTCGCGGACGCCGTAAACAGTGGGCGTGAACAGGCCTTTGGCGCCCCAGCGGGAGCTGTGGTTGTAGACGACGTCCTGGTAGATCTTCATGCCCTTGGCGTGGGCCGCGTTGATGAGGTCCTGGTAGGAGGCGCCCGAGGACTCCAGGCGTGGGTCGACCTTGTAGAAGTCGTATCCGTGGTAGCCGTGGTAGTCGTAGTCGGAGCGGTTGAGGACCACCGGGGTGATCCAGATCGCCGAGAAGCCGAGGCCCTTCACATAGTCGAGCTTCTCGACGAGCCCCTTGAAGTCGCCCCGGAACATGGGGTCGTTGTTGGCGGCGTTGCCGGACTTCACGTGCTGGCTCCCGCCCCGGTCGTTGGCGCTGTCGCCGTCGTAGAAGCGGGCGGTGAGGACGAAGTAGATGGAGTCCTTGCGCGGGTCCCCGCCGAGCGGCTGCCCCGCCTTGGTGACGGGCGCGTCCCCAGTGGTGACGGTGACGGCCGCACCGGCCGCCGAGACGTTCCCGGCCGCGTCGCGGGAGCGTACGACGTAGGTGTACACGGTGTGCGCGTCGAGGCCGGTGTCGGTGCGGACCGTGGAGGTGGTGTCGGCGACGACGGTGGACTGAGTGCCGCCGGTGCGGGTGACCTGGTAGCCGGTGACGCCGGTGTTGTCAGTGGAGGCGTTCCAGGACAGCACGACGGAGGTGTCGGTCACATCGGCCTTGACCCCGGCGGGGGCGGTCGGCGCCTCGGTGTCGGGCACCGCGGCGGCGCACGGATCGGTGGCGGATGCGGTGACACTCTTGTTCCTGACCGTGGAAATGCCGCTCTTCAGCAGGTAGTTGGCGCCGTTGTTGTTGTCCCAGACGCCGTTGCCGTTGTTGAAAGTGGCCTGCCAGGTGGTCGCGGTCCCGAGGTCGACTGTCCTCTTCACCCAGTCCGTGCAGGCCGGCTGCATCCCCACGCCGGGCACGGTGGTCCACGCGCCGCCGGTGGGCGCGTAGTGCAGGTTGTACGTGGCCCAGCCCACGGTCCCGGTGTAGTAGTACACCGTCGCCGCGTTGCCGCCGCCGTCCGTGGTCGTACACGGGTCGCTGTGGGCGACCGTGCCGTCCTTGACGGCGATACTGCCGCTCCCCAGGGCGTAGTTGGCGCCCCCGTTGTTGTCCCAGACTCCCGAGCTGTTGTTGAAGGTGGCCTGCAACCCGGTGGCGGAGCCGAGGTCGACGGTCTGCTTGACCCAGTCGGTGCAGGCCGCCTCCATCCTCACGCCGGGCACCGTCGTCCAGGAGCCGCCGGTCGGGGCGTAGTGGAGGTAGGTGGTCGGCCAGTTCCTGGTCTTCGTGTAGTAGAAGACCGTCGCACTGTTCGAGGTGGCGGCGACCGGTTCGGTGCGGCCGGTGTCGGCCCGCGGCGGCGCCAGGACCAGGCCGCCCAGCAGCCCGAGCGCGGTCAGGAACGCCGCGAAAGGACGCCGTGCGCGTGGGCTTCGCATACGAGGGGGTGTGCGTCTCATGCGCGGCTCCAGTGTGGGGGCTGCCGCGACGAAGGGGGATGCGGCAGCGAGGCATGCGTGCACGCAAGAACTGACTGAAATTTCCAGCAAGTTATTGCAGTCGGGAAGCTACCGGCACATGACCGCAACGTAAAGAGTCCGACTCCCTTGCCATGCACCCACCGAGCCCCTACCGTGATGCCCCACCAGTGGGAGCGCTTCCATCCGTCGGACGCCGGACATCTGCCGGCGTCCCGGCCGTGAAGGATCCGCTCATGCGACACCCCCCGCACTTGGCCTTACCCTTCGCCGCGGCGGCGCTCGTGCTCGCGAGCGCCGTGGTCGTCCCTCGCGTCACGGCATCCGGAGCCGAGCCGTCCTGCTCGGTGACGTACACCGTCACGAACGAGTGGAGCGGCGGCTTCCAGGGGTCCGTCACGCTCACCAACAACGCGTCCGCGCTGTCCAGTTGGAGCCTGGGCTTCGCGTTCACCGGCAACCAGAAGGTGACCCAGGGCTGGAACGCCAAGTGGTCCCAGTCCGGCAGCACCGTCACCGCCGCCAACGAGAGCTGGAACGGTTCGCTCGCCCACGGCGCGAGCACCACCGTGGGCTTCCTCGCCTCCCTCACCGGCGCCAACACGCCGCCCCGCGCGTTCACCCTCAACGGCGAGCCGTGCGCCACCACGGGCGGCGGCGACCCCACGCCGACACCGACCCCCACCTCCCCCTCACCGACCCCCGGCACCGGCGCGCCCGTGCTCCACGTCTCCGGGAACAAGCTGGTCGACGCGGGCGGCGCCACCCGCAGACTGCTCGGCGTCAACCGGTCCGGCGGCGAGTTCATGTGCGTCCAGGCGCACGGCATCTTCGACGGCCCGGTGGACGACGCCTCGGTGGCCGCCATCGCCTCCTGGCACGTGGGCGCCGTGCGCATCCCGCTCAACGAGGAGTGCTGGCTGGGCCTCGCCAACATCAACCCCGCGTACGCGGGCGCCCGTTACATCGCCGCCGTCCAGGATCTCGTCCACCGCGTCGAGTCCCACGGCATGACCCCGATCGTCGAACTCCACTGGTCGTACGGGCAATACACCGGCAACTCGGCCGGCTGCTCCGACCTGCACGCGAGCTGTCAGAAACCGATGCCCGACGCCCAGTACGCACCCGCGTTCTGGTCCTCGGTCGCCACCACCTTCAAGAGCGACCCGGCCGTCGTCTTCGACCTGTTCAACGAGCCGTATCCGGACCGGGCCACCTCCACCTCCGACCAGGCGTGGAGCTGCTGGCGGGACGGCGGAAGCTGCCCCGGCATCGGCTACGAGGTCGCCGGGATGCAGGACCTCCTGGACGCCGTACGGGGAGCGGGCGCCCGCAATCTCGTACTGGCGGGCGGCATCGCCTACGCCAACGACCTCAGCCAGTGGTCGGCCCGCGCTCCCACCGACCCGACGGGCAACCTGGCCGCCGCCTACCACGGCTACAACTTCAACAGCTGTGCGAGCGAGTCGTGCTGGGACTCCACCCTCGCACCCGTCGCCGCCCGGGTTCCGCTGGTCGCGGGCGAGCTGGGCGAGAACACCTGTGCGCACTCCTTCGTCGACCGCGCCATGAAGTGGTTCGACGACCGGGGGATCTCCTATCTGGGCTGGACCTGGAACACCTGGGACTGCTCATCGGGCCCCTCCCTGATCACGAGTTACGACGGCACCCCCACCGCGTACGGCAGCGGCCTGCGCGATCACCTGCGCTCCATCAACTGACCCGCGCCGTCCACTGATCCACTCCATCGTCCGACTCGCTCCATCGACCGAAAGGGCATGGCCCACATCATGAGCCGCATACCCGTCCGACCCTCCAGAAAGCGAACGGCGCTGCTCGCCGCCGGTGTTCTCGCCGGAGCCGCGACCGGCACCGCCGGCCTCGTCGGTGCCGCGGGCACCGCGTCGGCGGCGTCCGCCTGCACCGTCGCCTATCAGGTCCAGAACCAGTGGTCCACCGGCTTCACCACCTCCGTCACCGTCACCAACAACGGCGCCGCCGTGAGCAGTTGGAACGTGAAGTGGAGCTTCGCCGGGAACCAGCAGGTCACCCAGGGCTGGAACGCGAAGGTGTCCCAGTCCGGAACGGCGGTGACCGCCGCCAACGAGAGCTACAACGGCACGCTGGCGACCGGTGGCTCGGCCGGCTTCGGCTTCAACGCCTCCTACAGCGGCACCAACGCCCTCCCCACGTCGTTCACCCTCAACGGCGTGGCCTGCAACGGCGGCGACACCCCCACCGACCCGCCGACCACCCCGCCCACCACTCCCCCGGCCGGCAACCGCGTGGACAACCCGTACGCCGGGGCCAAGGTGTACGTGAACCCCGAATGGGCCGCGCACGCGGCCGCCGAACCCGGCGGCACCCGGGTCTCCAACCAACCCACCGGGGTCTGGCTCGACCGGATCGCCGCCATCGCCGGGACGAACGGGACCATGGGTCTGCGCGCCCACCTCGACGAGGCCCTCAAACAGAAGGGCAGCGGCGAGATGGTGGTCCAGCTGGTCGTCTACGACCTGCCGGGCCGCGACTGCTCCGCGCTCGCGTCCAACGGTGAACTCGGCCCCACCGAGATCGACAAGTACAAGACCCAGTTCATCGACCCGATCGCCGCGGTCCTCTCCGACGCCAAGTACGCCGGTCTGCGGATCGTCACCGCCGTCGAGATCGACTCGCTGCCCAACCTCGTCACCAACACCGGAAGCCGCGCCACGGCGACCCCGCAGTGCGACACCATGCTGGCCAACGGCAACTACGTCAAGGGAGTCGGATACGCGCTGCACAAGCTGGGCGCCATCCCCAACGTGTACAACTACCTCGACGCCGGACACCACGGCTGGATCGGCTGGGACGACAACTTCGGGGCCACCGCCGACGAGTTCAAGCTGGCGGCCACGGCCGAGGGCGCCACACCCGCCGACGTGCACGGCTTCATCACCAACACGGCCAACTACAGCGCCCTGAAGGAGAACAACTTCACCATCGACGACACCGTCAACGGCGTCTCGGTCCGCCAGTCCAAGTGGGTGGACTGGAACCGGTACGTCGACGAGCTCTCCTACGCCCAGGCGTTCCGCGCCAAGCTGGTCTCGGTCGGCTTCGACTCCGGGATCGGCATGCTGATCGACACCTCGCGCAACGGCTGGGGCGGCACCGCCAGGCCCACCGGCCCCGGCGCGAAGACGAGTGTCGACACCTATGTGGAAGGCGGCCGCTACGACCGCCGCATCCACATCGGCAACTGGTGCAACCAGTCGGGCGCGGGTCTGGGCGAGCGCCCGAAGGCCGCCCCGGCCGCCGGGATCGACTCGTACGTGTGGATGAAGCCGCCGGGCGAGTCCGACGGCTCCAGCACCGCGATCCCCAACGACGAGGGCAAGGGCTTCGACCGGATGTGTGACCCGACGTACACGGGCAACCCCCGCAACGGCAACAGCCTCTCGGGCGCGCTGGCGAACGCCCCGCTCTCCGGCCGCTGGTTCTCCGCCCAGTTCCAGGAGCTCATGAAGAACGCGTACCCGGCGCTGTAGGTCTCCGGGGGCGCGAGTCCCCGGGCGGGAGGGTGGTGGGCGGCGAGGAGGGCAACTCCTCGCCGCCCACCACCGGTTGTCGGCGCACACACTCCGTGACGACGGGCACGGAACGACCACGCCAGGCCACTCGTTCGAGGGAAGTCGTCGGCGACCGTCCGTAATCGGCGTCCAGGTGGGCATTGCTGATCCGAAGGGTGTGGACGGGGTCGGGGGGATGGCTGTGGTTGCTCGCGGCAGGTACAGGGGCAAGCGTCCGGGCGCGGCGGCTGAGACGGTGCCGTCCCTGGGGTACGCCCTGTTCGCGACGCGCTGGCTGCAGGCGCCCCTGTACTTCGGGCTCGTGGTAGCGCAGGCCGTGTACGTCTACGAGTTCTTCGGCGAACTCCGCAGCCTGGTCCACGGGGTGGTCACCCGGCACGCGGACGAGAACATGGTGATGCTCAACGTACTGAAGCTCGTCGACGTCGTGATGATCGCCAACCTCCTGATCATGGTGATCGTCGGCGGCTACGAGACGTTCGTCTCGCGCATCGGGCTGCACGGGCACAAGGACCAGCCGGAGTGGCTGTCACATGTCAACTCCAATGTCCTCAAGGTCAAACTCGCCATGGCGATCGTCGGCATCTCGTCGATCCACCTGCTGCAGATGTTCGTCAGCATCCACGACACGCCTCAGCGCGAACTCATCTGGGGAACGTCGATCCACATGGCGTTCATCGTCTCGGCGTGCATCCTGGCCTACATGGCCGGGCCCATGGAGGCGAAAGCCCTCTCGCTGGGACACGAGGCACACCGCGTCCCACCCCAACAGCCGCACCAGGACCGCTCCCTGACTCCGTCCCAGGGACCCGCCCCGGCGGCGACCACGATCGAATCCGACAGCGACGGCTCCGAGCCCTAGGACGGGGACGCGGACGGGCGTGACCGGCCCGGGCGCTTCGGCGTTGGGTCGGTATGCGAGGGCGCTGGGTGGTGGCATGGGTGCTGTGCGCCGCGGTCGCAGGCGGGTTGATGTCCCTGTGGGCAGTGTGGAGCCCCGACCAGGTCTCGGCCGCCGCCTCGGTGCTCGGGACCGCCACCGTCGTGCCCGTGTTCCTGCTCAGCAGCCGGTTCTCCGCGCCCTTGAGCACGATGGGGCGACGGACCGCCGTGTCCGCCGCGGTGGCACTCGGCGGCGGTATGGCCAACGCTCCGGCCCTGATGCCCTTCCTTCCCGGCACGAACCCGGCGGCGACCTTCCTCATCGGGACTGCGTTCGCCGCATCGAGCCCGTTTGCCGGTCGTCCTTGCCGCGGGCCTGCCGGTCCCGCCGGATCTGCCCGGCCGGGGCCGCCCGAGCACGGCCGGCCGGCGGCGGCGCCTTCCCCGCGCGCTGGGGAGCGTGGTCTGCGTGGCCCTCTCCTGCGGTCTGTCCTTCGCCAGCTACGTGGCCTATGTGCACCACGGCGGACAGACGCGCTTCCCGGCCAGCCTGCGCGACGGGCTGGTGATCGGTACCGTCCTGGGCGCGGGGCTCGCGTTCCTCCGCTGGATCCGCGCCGGCACCATCGACGACGGTCAGTCGAGCGTCGAAGGGACACTGCGCTCCGACCGGCTGCTCACCCTGCTCGGCGCAGCCGCCTGTGCCGTTCTGTTCGTCCTGCCCGACGCGGGCGTGCGGATGACCATCTGGTTCACCAGCTCGCTCGGCGATCTCGCGCTCGTGGCCGCGTTCCGCCTCCTCGACGTCGGGGTCATCGGGCTGGTGCTCGCCCTGGGCACCTGCGCCTGGCCGTACTACACCATCGCCCGCCTCCAGTTCGCCGTACACGGCCGACTTCCCTGGCGGCTCCAGGCGTTCCTCGCGGACGCCCACCGCCTCGGCATCCTGCGCAGGGTCGGCTCGACCTATCAATTCCGCCACGCCCGGCTGCAACAGCACCTCGCCGACGGCGCGCGCCCGCCGGGCCCGCGTCCGCCCGCCGACCTGCCCGGCGCGCACTCCGGCTCAGCCGCCCCACGGTGATCGGCATCCCCGCCCCGCGCACGGCGAGCCGTGGGCACATGGCCGGAAAACGGCGAGCGACTTACGCTCGCCGCCACAGGCGCACCACACTGGAGCCTCACGACCGAGGAACAGCACGGACGAGGAGTTGGTGAGATGTCCACGCAGCCCACCGAGGGCGCCGCGAAGGCCACCCGAGCTGCGATCGACGCCTATCTGGCCCGGCTTTCGGCGCGGGATCTGGACGGCGCTGTGCAGGTCTTCGCCGAGTCGGCGGAATTCGACGCTCCGGGATCCTCGGCGGTGCCGTGGTCGGGCCTCCGGAGCGGGCGGGAGGGGGTCATGACGTTCTTCACGACCCTCCACGAGTACCTGAAGCCCGAGGAGTTCACGGTGACGCACATCGTGGTCGACGGTGAACAGGGGGTGATCATCGGCCATCTCCGGGACACCGTCAAAGCCAGCGGAAAGCCCCTCGTGACCCCCTTCGCCGCCCATGTCACGGTCGTGGACGGGCAGATCGTGCGCTACCACCTCTTCGAGGACACCCATGCCCTCCACCGGGCCGTGACCGACAGCTGAGCGTCCGCCCGCCGTCCCCAGCACCCAGAGAGGCACGACAGATGACTCCCCCCGGCATGCCCACCCACCCGGCCGTACGCGCCTTCGTCGACGCGGTCAACGCCCAGGACCAGCAGGCCCTGTGGACCGTCCTCGCCAAGGACGCCACGGTGGTCGACGTCGGTACCGAACGCGATCTCGACGCCTGGGTGGAGCGCGAGCTGTTCTCCTCCCACGCCCGGATGGAGGTGGTACGGGAGTCGCACGGCGGTCTGTCGGTGACGGCGCGTTTCCACAACGACATCTGGGGGGACATCGACACCGCGTGGGAGTTCTCCGTCTCCGGCCCGGTCATCCGGGGATTCGTCACCGGCCCCGGCTGAGCGTTCTACGCCGGACGAGACAGAGGTACGCAGAACGGGCAGCGGGAACAGGGGAAGCAGAGGCAATGGTGTGAGCCGCACCTCGGGGCCCGGGGCGGAACCGGCACCGAAGGAATCGGTACGGATCCGCCTCCTGGGCCCGGTGAGTGTGGAGGTCCGGGGCCGTCACATCGGCCTGGG
Protein-coding sequences here:
- a CDS encoding nuclear transport factor 2 family protein gives rise to the protein MSTQPTEGAAKATRAAIDAYLARLSARDLDGAVQVFAESAEFDAPGSSAVPWSGLRSGREGVMTFFTTLHEYLKPEEFTVTHIVVDGEQGVIIGHLRDTVKASGKPLVTPFAAHVTVVDGQIVRYHLFEDTHALHRAVTDS
- a CDS encoding nuclear transport factor 2 family protein, with translation MTPPGMPTHPAVRAFVDAVNAQDQQALWTVLAKDATVVDVGTERDLDAWVERELFSSHARMEVVRESHGGLSVTARFHNDIWGDIDTAWEFSVSGPVIRGFVTGPG